A segment of the Nitrospira sp. SG-bin1 genome:
GATCGTCTCTGATGGTTTTCATGGGAAAAACCTCTTGGACCGGCATCGAATGATTTATCACGCATTGGACGTACCAATGAAGGATGGACGCATCCATGCGCTCGAAATAACGGCGCGTACCAGAGACGAGGCATAGGAGGACACCATGGCCGATCCGATCGAAGATGAAATCCAAAAAGAAGTGAAGGCTCACAAAATTTTGATTTATGGCAAAGGCACCAAGACGATGCCGATGTGCGGGTTTACGAGAGAGACCATGCAATTTTTTGACAAATACGGCTACCCCTACGAACTCATTGACGTCTTATCCCAACCGGCAAAACGTGAAGCGCTGACGAAAATGACCAATTGGCCGACTCTTCCCAAGGTATTCATCGACGGCACCTTCTACGGTGATACCGACATCCTTGATCCTATGGCTGCCAAGGGCGAAATCGAACCGCTGCTGAAAAAAGCATTTGGGAAATAGGCCAACGGCCGAACACTTCTCTGCCGATACCTTCGAGGGCATCCAACTAGTCTTGCTTGCTTGACGCCTGTAAATTCGTCGTGAGCGACTCAAACAATACGCGCTTCGCCGTTGCCCATGAAGCGCAATGGTCCTGAGCGGCGGTGAGTTGTGTCCCCTCTAAGGTAATGGCGGTGTCTGTTTCACCCGTTGGCTGTGGGAGTGGAGGGCGCAAGCCTGAGTCCACCTCGAGACAATACACCATGATAAAATATTTAGGCCTTACGGCGAGTACGGTGATCGTGATAGTGAGCCTGATGGCGATTGTCGGATGTGCAGCCAGCCGCTCGCACCATCGTTTTGCCTGGGAGCAATCGCGGATCATTGATCTGACCCATTCCTTTGGATCAGAGATGATCGTCTGGCCGACGGAACAGGATTTTAAACTCGTCGTCCAGCATGCGGAGGACACAGCAGGCGGATACTACTATTCGTCAAACCGCGTGGAGATGCCTGAGCACGGTGGCACCCACATCGATGCACCGATTCACTTTTCCAGAGGGAAGCAGACGCTGGACCGGATCCCAATCGAGCGCATGGTAGGAGAGGGCATTCGAATCGATGTGACGGCACAATGTGCTCGCGATCGGGACTATCGTGTCGGTATCTCAGATTTGCACCGCTGGGAAACCTCGCATGGTCCTATTCCAAATGGCGCTATCGTCCTGGTGAACACGGGTTTTGCTCGATGGTGGCCGGACCGAAAAAGCTATTTAGGAACAGACGTGAGAGGGCAGGAAGGGGTGCAGGCGCTGCATTTCCCGGGGTTGCATCCGGATGCGGCCTCCTGGCTGGTGCGTGAACGGCACGTCAAGGCCGTGGGGATCGACACCGCCTCGATCGACCATGGCCAATCGACGAAGTTCGAAACACACGTCACGCTCCTTTCTCAAAACGTCCCGGTGTTCGAGAATCTCGCTGAACTGCAAAACCTGCCAGATCGTGGATTTGACGTTATTGCGTTGCCTATGAAAATCGCCGGAGGCACCGGTGGCCCACTGCGGATCATCGCGGTTCTGTCGCCCTTGCCCTGATTGTTAGGCCATCTACGGCAGGAATCAGGATTCCTGAATCTCCTCCAAGCATCAAACCTTGACCGGAGAGAAACCACCGGCCGACAAGGGCAGCCGTCGCTGCGTCCAGCTCATCGCTCGTCGCGGTTTTCTTCAAGCCACGTACCCCGAGTTTTCTCAGCCCAGAGAGCAAGCCGAACCTATCTTGGTGTTGCCGGGGAATTCCCCACAGATCTTGTGCACCGCCTGGATAACACTCCACGACCTGATGGCCCATAGCGGCGAGTTTTCCTTTTAAAGCAAGCCCACGTTCCGTCAGCATGCGCATGGGACCGAGCGTGATAGGGAAGAAACGGATGCCTCGGCGGAGCAGCTCACGATCGCACCCGCGTAAATGTTCACCGGCACGATCATGGACCGTCTGCCGCCCATTCGGTAGGCTGAGCGGGGCATCAATGGGGACAAGAAGGGGGCGAACTTCATTGACGAAGTTAAGAATGTCGTCGTCGCTGAACGCCACACGGGTTTCAGCCATTAGATCCCGCAGCACACACAGCCCCGTCGGTCGCTTCGGCGACCCGGCGAGATCGATGCCCACAATGACCAGCGGTGCGCTCTTAGTCATTGGAGTCCCCTGCCCTGGGATTGTAGCAGGCTCGTTTTCATCCTTTTAGGTTTCGGCGGACACATGTATACTTGTTTATTATGAAATTCCAGGAATCGACTGTCTTCCAGACACCTGGACGGCGTCCGAGCAAGTTGAGTCGGCAGCTCGCGGACGAGAAGATCGAACGGGCTAGGCGCATGTCCCCCGAAGAACGGCTGATGATGGCATTAAACCTCTCCGATTTCTGCTACGAACTGAACCAGTGTTCTCCGAAGCCCTAAGCCAGATCGTTGGACGTCTAGACCAAGCGCAGAAGAACCACCTGCTCCATTCGTACGCTTTGATTGGTGGCTTTGCCGTGTCTGCATGGGGTGTTGTACGAGCTACACAAGACATTGATCTTGCAGTTGCGCTCGGGAACATATGAGCGGACCAACTCCTTCAAGATCCGAAGACAGAATTATTGAAGCCTTTGTAGCGTACCTCGCCAACACCTTATACTCTGATCTAAAGATAACCAACTGGCCAGATAAGAGAAATTCAACCTCGTCCGATATTGATGCTATCGCGAAAAGTCATGTGTGTTGTATTGCCATCGAACATACAAGTGTAGATTTCTTTCCGGATCAACGTCGTCATGACAGCCGGTTTCTGGAAGCGATTGGTTGTTTGGAGGATGAATTGACAGGAATAGTCAGTTGTAACCTACAGGTGAGTGCCCCTTTTGGGATGGTGCCGACCGGTATAAGCTGGGAGGAGATTCGAGATCGGTTTCGAAGGTGGATCCTTGATGTAGTTCCACAGCTACCGTCTGACAAATGCATAACTGTTAGCATTGAAGGAATTCCTTTTTCGGTGACCATGCACAAGTCCTTTTCTTGTTTTCCGCGGACTTTTCTTGAATCGTATTGCTATTGAAAACTCAGATTTCTCTGAGCGGCTTAAATCACAATAGATGGTAAGGCACAAAAGCTGGAAAAGTATTGTTATAGTTGTAGCTTGCTCATCCTTCTCGTAGAGAACGACGATCTCGCCAATATGAATCGGGGAACGATGATCGAGGCAGTCGAGGCATCCTATCCTCAATCCTTGCCACATGGTCTCGATAGGATTTGGTATGCCGACAGTTCAAGTTCTGGGTCTGTTCAATTTTGGAATGTCACGCCTGCATCTAGAAAGAATATGCCTCCCATGACTGGGATGGAAGAGTTAAAGAGACCTCCAGAATAAGTGTTGATCGGCAGTTTTGGGAAAGCTAACCCGTGCCGCCCGCTGAATGGGTGAATTATAAAGTTAGGGCGCGACGGCTTGTTTCGTTTCATCCAGATGCTTCTGTAGGTAGGTCATGAAAGGGGTGCCGCCGGTGCCGACGGCCGTGGGGTTGGTCGAACTGGTCTGGTGCTGACGGAAGATATAGCTGTCGGCGTAGCCGATGTGAATTTCACGGAACTGGGCCAGCAGATTGACGCACGCACAGTAGGCTGACCACAGCTCGGGATGGTGCTGTCTGCGATCACGGACATAGCCCGCAAGAAGCGCGCGCCCCTGGCCATCAGTGTGGCTTTCCAGGACCTGAAGAAAGGCGCGGTGGCGGGGAGGCATGTACTCCCGCATTTCTTGTAGATACACGGTCAAAGGATCGGGCGCATGGTGGATGCCCAGTCCTGCGTCTAGGCAAGGAACGATGGAGCTCTGCGCGCCAGTCTCGCCACGAAACTGCTGCGGTTGTTGCGCATAGGCGGCGACGTGGTCATAGATGAGACCGTCTGGCAGTGAGGGGCTGTTCTTCCAGCCGTGGATGTAGGGTCTCACGCGGGTGTAATAGACATAGGGATCGCAGCGCTCTTTCATGCGGAGTAACGTGTCGCGCATGGCGGTTTGCGCTGATGCCAGAGCCTGTAAACCTAACAATATCTCATCGTCATTCCCGTTCGCCGCTGCATTAATTGCCCGTACTAAGCCCGCGAGTCCGGACCCTGCATGCTGCTCAATCTGGATGTGGACAACGACAAACCACTCTTCATCCAGCCCGCCGAGAAAATTTTGCAGCAGCACGATGTTGTCGAGCTGAATTGGCTTCGACCGGTCAAGTCGGCGCCAGTTGTCCAGTGCGTAGGAGGCATAGGAAAGGACCGGCGGACGGCCGAGCTTCTGGGAAATCTCATGCCATGGCCTCGCCAGTTGAGCGGGGAGTTTGACCGCCGGTTGTCCCGGTGTTTCCCAGACATAGGCGTGACCGGCGAATGAAAGGATGCGCATCGCCGCGCGATACTCATCCACACTCCAACTCGATGGGATAGACGAGAGCAACGAGGGTTGTTCATCAATAAATTGCCTTACCTGGCGTGTGCTCAGCAATTTCGGTAATTCTCGACTCAGATGATTCAGCACGAGGCAGTCAGGCACGGTGTCGCCAGGATCAGATGACAGGAAACCCCGTTCAGGGGAAACGTCAAAATCGGCAAGTGATAGCGGTTGGGACGCGCGGGAGTTCACGAAGGCCTCCTCGCCCTCACTTTACCACTCCTCCTTGAGATTGCAATCAATGGTTCGTGAGAATGCGCGTCACGAATACAAAGGCCCGCCTCAATAGAGGCGGGCCTTTACATTTCTCTCCTATGCAGGTGCGGTACGGGTGCTCTCAATTGCGCTCTTTCTTCGCTTTTCCCTCAGGTGGGCCTGAGACTTTCTGGAGCGACTTTAGCGAAGGAAGGGGGATGACTGAAACCAAAAAACACCCCAACGGAGGCGGCCTTTCCCTTTCTTATCTCTCAAGCAGGTGCGACGTGGGTGCTCTCGCACTGCGCGCATTCACCAGCATCGACCTTGATATAGAAATCAAATCGATTTTGCATGCGCGGTGAGCGAGCACGGAGAGTACCCGCGTCATACCATGCTCTCTACGTTCCCATTTCCCAGGATGCCAGATACTTTTTCTGTTCCCCTGTTAACGTATCGATCGCCACGCCCATGCCCGCCAGCTTGAGCCGGGCGATTTCTTTGTCGATCACTTCCGGAACGGGGTACACCTTCTTTTCGAGCTGCTTGTAATTCTTGACGATGTACTCGGCGCCGAGTGCCTGGTTGGCAAAGCTCATGTCCATGACGCTGGAGGGATGGCCTTCGGCGGTGGCGAGATTCACCAGCCGGCCTTCGCCGAGCAAGCTGACACGATGACCGTTTTTCTTGAGCGTGAATTGCTCGACCCCGGTACGGACCACCCGGCGTGTGCCGGCCAGCTTTTCCAGGGCCGGGATATCGAGTTCCACGTTGAAGTGCCCGCTGTTGCACACGATGGCGCCGTCTTTCATGACGGCGAAATGCTCACCACGGATGACGTGGATGTTGCCGGTGACGGTGACGAAGAAATCGCCGATTGGAGCGGCTTGTTCCATCGGCATCACGCGGAAGCCGTCCATGACGGCTTCAAGGCCTTTCAACGGGTCAATTTCAGTCACAATGACGTCCGCCCCCATGCCCTTGGCCCGCATGGCGATGCCGCGCCCGCACCACCCATAGCCGACGACGACGACGACGGATCCACACACTAAGCGGTTGGTTGCCCGGACGATGCCATCCATGGTGGATTGGCCGGTGCCATATCGGTTGTCGAACATGTGTTTCGTGTCGGCATCGTTGACGGAAATCACCGGAAACTTGAGGACCTTCTTTTCAGCCATGCTCCGCAACCGGATGACGCCGGTGGTCGTTTCTTCCGTGCCTCCGATCACATTCTTCAACAGTTCTTTTCGCTTGGAGTGTAGGTGCGAAACGACGTCGGCGCCGTCGTCCATCGTGACATGGGGGCGATGGGCGATGGCGGACTCGATATGACGGTAGTAAGTGGGGTTATCTTCGCCTTTGATGGCGAAGGTGGGAATCCCTTCATGCTGAACCAACGCCGCGGCGACGTCGTCCTGTGTACTGAGCGGGTTTGACGCGCAGAGACGGACATCGGCGCCCCCCGCTTTCAGCGTGATCGCGAGATTCGCCGTTTCCGTGGTTACATGCAAACAGGCCGTGACGCGAACGCCCTTCAGCGGCTGTTGCCGTTTAAAGCGCTTACGGATCAACCGCAACACCGGCATCGTGGCTTCGGCCCATTCAATCTTTAGTCTGCCTTGGTCCGCCAACTTGATATCTCTGACATCGTAATCCACGGAGGTCCT
Coding sequences within it:
- a CDS encoding glutaredoxin, producing the protein MADPIEDEIQKEVKAHKILIYGKGTKTMPMCGFTRETMQFFDKYGYPYELIDVLSQPAKREALTKMTNWPTLPKVFIDGTFYGDTDILDPMAAKGEIEPLLKKAFGK
- a CDS encoding cyclase, which encodes MVWPTEQDFKLVVQHAEDTAGGYYYSSNRVEMPEHGGTHIDAPIHFSRGKQTLDRIPIERMVGEGIRIDVTAQCARDRDYRVGISDLHRWETSHGPIPNGAIVLVNTGFARWWPDRKSYLGTDVRGQEGVQALHFPGLHPDAASWLVRERHVKAVGIDTASIDHGQSTKFETHVTLLSQNVPVFENLAELQNLPDRGFDVIALPMKIAGGTGGPLRIIAVLSPLP
- a CDS encoding adenosylhomocysteinase, producing MDYDVRDIKLADQGRLKIEWAEATMPVLRLIRKRFKRQQPLKGVRVTACLHVTTETANLAITLKAGGADVRLCASNPLSTQDDVAAALVQHEGIPTFAIKGEDNPTYYRHIESAIAHRPHVTMDDGADVVSHLHSKRKELLKNVIGGTEETTTGVIRLRSMAEKKVLKFPVISVNDADTKHMFDNRYGTGQSTMDGIVRATNRLVCGSVVVVVGYGWCGRGIAMRAKGMGADVIVTEIDPLKGLEAVMDGFRVMPMEQAAPIGDFFVTVTGNIHVIRGEHFAVMKDGAIVCNSGHFNVELDIPALEKLAGTRRVVRTGVEQFTLKKNGHRVSLLGEGRLVNLATAEGHPSSVMDMSFANQALGAEYIVKNYKQLEKKVYPVPEVIDKEIARLKLAGMGVAIDTLTGEQKKYLASWEMGT